The following proteins come from a genomic window of Metarhizium brunneum chromosome 2, complete sequence:
- the aprE_0 gene encoding M-protease, translating into MLPFRPHQLPRTTNPSQSRPVEEWINDIYLGSYEQGNDPAVDCMCLPIRLAPESRIRRFRNDESGTAFLMRRNVDGFVLASVMIVYAFPSISHEEMGREHEYINALADHHGQATMYEIGFLWVAPEMAVLLAQDYDMQNIVAAIISPLTCWRIMPHQTFSVIIFWDEEENLRAYIPDPQSMNGDDPGYIEATNLSEVFPTCKQTLSSASQQERNLGTTLFGYQNASAGADDRANIGADDFFTDGHHMKRVQSFFSTIRRPHQRRVKIAVLDTGLDINHPLLQKFVRSKQIGEELGRDFTMHPLGEPDLKDNTGHGTACTHLLLKTCPTAVVYTAKISNQSTFDEKTAERISEAIQTAITEWEVDIISMSLSYEFEVEIIDEALKNRQRDKKRPVLFFAASGNFGKDKGEHSAGFPARHENVICASSSTYEGNKSDFNQGPDDMNRWKNFSIIGENLCVAFSAELNRGNYEKRVSGTSMATPIMAGIAALVLEFCNIWKERGGRPTLEKAATMQGMLQIFRGCMLSNSNSSSQQGHLNLVPWYLFDGSSYTRDYASVGNHIAEALRRL; encoded by the exons ATGCTGCCTTTTAGACCTCATCAACTCCCGAGGACAACGAACCCTTCGCAATCTCGGCCAG TTGAAGAATGGATCAATGACATATATCTTGGCTCATATGAACAGGGCAACGACCCAGCGGTCGACTGCATGTGCCTGCCGATCCGATTGGCGCCAGAATCCAGAATCCGGAGGTTCCGCAACGATGAATCGGGGACGGCCTTTTTGATGAGGCGGAATGTAGATGGTTTCGTTTTGGCTTCAGTCATGATCGTATACGCCTTCCCCTCCATCTCGCACGAGGAAATGGGAAGGGAACATGAGTACATCAATGCGTTGGCCGATCACCATGGTCAAGCGACCATGTATGAGATTGGCTTCCTTTGGGTCGCGCCCGAGATGGCCGTTCTTCTCGCCCAAGACTACGATATGCAGAATATTGTTGCCGCCATAATCTCCCCACTTACATGTTGGAGGATAATGCCTCATCAAACGTTCTCGGTTATCATCTTTTgggacgaagaagaaaatcTTAGGGCCTATATCCCCGACCCCCAAAGCATGAACGGCGACGACCCGGGTTATATCGAGGCAACAAACCTTTCGGAAGTATTCCCGACTTGCAAACAAACTCTTAGCAGCGCATCCCAACAGGAAAGGAACCTAGGGACCACGTTGTTCGGCTATCAAAATGCGTCTGCAGGAGCCGATGACCGAGC CAATATTGGTGCCGACGATTTTTTCACTGATGGCCACCACATGAAGAGAGTACagagcttcttcagcaccATACGACGACCGCATCAGAGGCGAGTCAAGATTGCTGTCCTTGACACTGGTCTTGATATCAACCATCCACTCCTGCAGAAATTCGTTCGAAGCAAACAAATAGGAGAGGAGCTCGGCCGTGACTTTACAATGCATCCCCTTGGTGAACCGGATTTGAAAGACAACACCGGCCATGGGACAGCCTGCACCCATTTACTCCTCAAGACTTGCCCTACGGCGGTTGTTTACACCGCAAAGATATCAAATCAATCAACATTTGATGAAAAGACAGCAGAAAGAATTTCCGAG GCAATTCAAACCGCCATTACAGAGTGGGAAGTTGACATTATATCAATGTCCCTCTCTTATGAATTCGAGGTAGAAATCATCGATGAAGCTCTTAAGAATCGTCAGAGGGATAAAAAGAGACCGGTATTATTCTTTGCCGCTTCAGGCAACTTTGGTAAAGATAAAGGTGAACACTCGGCTGGGTTTCCAGCCCGCCATGAAAACGTGATTTGCGCAAGTTCGTCCACATATGAAGGAAACAAATCAGATTTCAACCAGGGACCTGATGATATGAATAGATGGAAGAACTTCAGTATTATTGGAGAGAATCTCTGCGTTGCTTTCTCCGCCGAATTAAATCGCGGAAACTATGAGAAGCGTGTGAGTGGCACATCAATGGCAAcgcccatcatggctggcATAGCTGCTTTGGTGCTTGAATTTTGCAACATTTGGAAAGAACGCGGTGGGAGACCTACGTTGGAAAAGGCTGCCACAATGCAGGGGATGCTGCAAATATTCCGTGGGTGTATGCTATCAAATAGCAATTCCTCATCTCAGCAGGGTCACCTCAATCTTGTTCCGTGGTATCTCTTTGATGGCAGTTCATACACACGCGATTATGCATCAGTAGGGAACCACATTGCGGAGGCGCTGCGGCGTCTTTGA
- the ANKRD17_0 gene encoding Ankyrin repeat domain-containing protein 17 has protein sequence MAHDSSQTEGYAKLLHDAVRQGDVESVGKLVCEYKRPNEPFEGRLPLVTAIRNKSHDVIKVLLEHGADVKLKGTSGRSPLGMAINMKDRILLETLLRYCGSLADHADEHEPEPLLWNALEARDEAMALMLIEHGADIKQRRNACEYSPLMVACHGRLPRAAQKLIEMGADVEDRSWDGMSPLMVASQRSDLATAKKLIDFGADLEAKKPAGGYTALYYAVWYRRPDMTELLVREGAQVNQPLAGGFTALSVAADNNSPEIARFLLANGADVNRATGSVTACIYADGLHVDDLPADALLTPLHLAAENGHADMARLLLDNGAQVNAASTRGYTPLMLAAHNGHADTVSILIRRGADISAHAADGSRALSIAALFYDGLLRREVKLGRPSTARPRASRFGFERDCEQPPRQYERVIALLAKAGYDSHMET, from the coding sequence ATGGCCCACGACTCCAGCCAGACTGAAGGCTATGCCAAGCTTCTGCATGACGCCGTCCGTCAGGGAGACGTGGAAAGCGTTGGGAAACTTGTATGTGAATACAAGAGGCCGAATGAGCCCTTCGAGGGACGTTTGCCGCTCGTTACTGCAATCCGCAACAAATCTCATGATGTAATCAAGGTGCTACTTGAACACGGCGCCGATGTTAAATTAAAGGGTACATCAGGACGTTCACCATTGGGAATGGCTATAAATATGAAAGACCGGATACTTCTTGAAACTCTCCTCAGGTATTGCGGAAGCCTCGCAGATCATGCTGATGAGCATGAGCCTGAGCCGTTACTCTGGAATGCTCTGGAAGCGAGAGACGAAGCGATGGCCCTCATGCTAATTGAGCATGGTGCGGATATTAAGCAGAGGAGAAATGCCTGCGAGTATTCGCCCCTGATGGTTGCCTGCCATGGCCGGCTTCCTCGAGCAGCCCAGAAACTTATTGAGATGGGCGCCGATGTCGAGGACCGATCGTGGGATGGCATGTCCCCTCTGATGGTAGCCAGTCAGCGCTCGGATCTCGCCACTGCTAAGAAACTAATCGACTTCGGCGCCGACCTTGAGGCGAAGAAGCCAGCCGGGGGGTACACGGCGCTGTACTATGCCGTCTGGTATCGGCGCCCCGACATGACGGAGCTCCTGGTCCGCGAGGGCGCCCAAGTCAACCAGCCCTTGGCCGGCGGCTTCACGGCCCtgtccgtcgccgccgacaacaacagcccaGAGATTGCGCGTTTCCTGcttgccaacggcgccgacgtcaaCCGTGCAACGGGTTCCGTCACCGCATGCATCTATGCCGACGGCCTTCACGTCGACGACCTTCCAGCCGACGCCCTCCTCACGCCCTTGCACCTGGCTGCAGAAAACGGCCATGCCGACATGGCGAGACTTTTGCTCGACAACGGCGCCCAAGTCAATGCGGCATCAACCCGCGGGTACACGCCACTCATGTTGGCTGCGCACAACGGCCACGCAGACACAGTGAGCATCTTGATCCGCAGGGGCGCCGACATCAGCGcgcacgccgccgacggaTCCAGGGCGCTCTCCATAGCCGCCTTGTTCTATGACGGGCTTCTGCGCCGCGAGGTCAAGCTTGGTAGACCCTCGACAGCCCGCCCCCGCGCCTCGAGGTTTGGCTTCGAGAGAGACTGCGAACAACCGCCCCGCCAATACGAGAGAGTGATTGCACTGCTCGCCAAGGCTGGCTACGACAGCCACATGGAGACATGA
- the cys-3 gene encoding Regulatory protein cys-3: protein MSTYNGRHAPNVSQYLRDLNTISPQDTTGPTEDAFNMEDDLALFTNTQFFDFDSGQNTDFQAQPVKVDVEDATRHGSTTSGDVTPAQTTINDMPNLDFMSGDFNFTEFNSAYAAAPQMNAFPDSAQGFQPLQPNHQVQIPHQQPQFRQGNARAGDKRKPDAMVSAPTPAPQQVNFEDASRVAAEEDKRRRNTAASARFRIKKKQREQALEKSAKEMTEKVTALENKVAQLETENKWLKNLLVEKNEGSDDITALWKEFTKHASEKSKSAESSTTEDIKEER, encoded by the exons ATGTCGACATACAACGGGAGGCACGCGCCCAACGTGTCGCAATACCTTCGCGACCTCAACACTATCAGTCCCCAGGACACCACGGGCCCTACCGAGGACGCTTTCAACATGGAAGATGACCTTGCTCTCTTCACCAATACGCAGTTTTTCGATTTCGACTCTGGCCAAAACACCGACTTCCAGGCCCAGCCTGTCAAGGTGGATGTCGAAGATGCCACACGACATGGTTCGACCACGTCCGGCGACGTTACCCCCGCCCAGACGACCATAAATGATATGCCTAATTTAGACTTTATGTCCG GTGACTTCAACTTTACCGAGTTCAACAGCGCCTATGCTGCCGCCCCACAGATGAATGCCTTCCCCGACTCGGCGCAGGGATTCCAGCCCCTCCAGCCCAACCACCAGGTTCAGATTCCTCATCAGCAGCCACAATTCCGCCAGGGCAATGCACGAGCTGGCGATAAGCGAAAGCCCGACGCCATGGTCTCCGCCCCTACTCCCGCTCCCCAGCAGGTGAACTTTGAGGACGCCTCTCGCGtcgctgccgaggaggacaagcGGCGGCGAAACACTGCCGCCAGCGCCCGCTTCCgaatcaagaagaagcagcgAGAGCAGGCTCTCGAAAAGTCCGCCAAGGAGATGACCGAGAAGGTCACCGCCCTGGAGAACAAGGTTGCCCAGCTGGAAACCGAGAACAAGTGGCTCAAGAACCTCCTGGTCGAGAAGAACGAGGGCAGCGACGACATTACTGCTTTATGGAAGGAGTTCACCAAGCATGCCAGCGAAAAGTCCAAGAGTGCCGAGTCATCTACCACAGAAGACATCAAGGAAGAGCGGTGA